A genomic segment from Gopherus evgoodei ecotype Sinaloan lineage chromosome 6, rGopEvg1_v1.p, whole genome shotgun sequence encodes:
- the CD274 gene encoding programmed cell death 1 ligand 1 isoform X1, with translation MTPAEPVELHLLCLSSSLSPRRKTLTYPPKGSFCKMENALLLCIFLSHWHFLNALFTVEVPQPQYIVEYGSNVTMECRFRVNGELKLQDLSVIWEKKEEHTKEVYKLHKGKENLNNQHSNYRGRVNLLKDKLQLGQSMLQITSVKPTDAGTYLCLIGYEGADYKTITLQVKAPYRNITKRTVTVQGTAGHSEWELICQSEGYPKAEVIWHNGEHQDFSAKANTSYEAGTDQLYSVTSTLKTNTSVNETFHCIFWNKEFKENTSAILIIPDCPVSSQRTNSRHYFATAGAVLVLFGSSLLFMLWVKKARKDQDREMCTNNAAVKVIKLSTDEEEGDCREISPENEELENVRIEVT, from the exons GTTCTTTCTGCAAGATGGAAAATGCATTGCTTTTGTGTATATTCCTGTCCCATTGGCATTTCCTAAATG CTTTATTCACAGTTGAAGTTCCCCAGCCACAGTACATTGTAGAATATGGGAGCAACGTGACCATGGAATGCAGGTTTCGAGTGAATGGTGAATTAAAGCTTCAAGATTTAAGTGTCATTTGGGAGAAAAAAGAGGAACATACAAAAGAGGTTTACAAACTtcacaaaggaaaggaaaacttGAATAACCAACACAGCAACTACAGGGGAAGAGTAAATTTGTTGAAAGATAAACTGCAGTTGGGACAGTCTATGCTTCAGATCACCAGTGTAAAACCTACAGATGCAGGGACTTACCTCTGTCTCATTGGCTATGAGGGAGCTGACTACAAGACGATCACTTTGCAAGTAAAAG CTCCTTATAGAAACATAACCAAAAGAACTGTGACTGTCCAGGGGACTGCAGGACACAGCGAATGGGAGTTAATATGCCAATCAGAAGGGTATCCTAAGGCAGAGGTCATTTGGCATAATGGGGAACATCAAGACTTCAGTGCCAAAGCAAACACAAGTTATGAAGCAGGAACTGATCAACTGTATAGTGTGACAAGCACACTTAAAACCAACACAAGTGTTAATGAGACATTTCACTGTATATTTTGGAACAAAGAATTTAAAGAAAACACATCTGCTATTTTAATCATACCAG ATTGTCCAGTAAGTAGCCAAAGGACTAACAGTAGACACTATTTTGCAACCGCTGGGGCTGTGTTGGTTCTCTTTGGATCATCGCTTCTATTTATGCTCTGGGTAAAAAAGg CTAGAAAAGATCAGGACAGGGAGATGTGTACAAATAATGCAGCAGTGAAAGTGATAA aattatcGACAGATGAAGAAGAGGGTGATTGCAGAGAGATTTCTCCTGAGAATGAAGAACTAGAAA aTGTACGAATTGAGGTGACTTAA
- the CD274 gene encoding programmed cell death 1 ligand 1 isoform X2, whose product MTPAEPVELHLLCLSSSLSPRRKTLTYPPKALFTVEVPQPQYIVEYGSNVTMECRFRVNGELKLQDLSVIWEKKEEHTKEVYKLHKGKENLNNQHSNYRGRVNLLKDKLQLGQSMLQITSVKPTDAGTYLCLIGYEGADYKTITLQVKAPYRNITKRTVTVQGTAGHSEWELICQSEGYPKAEVIWHNGEHQDFSAKANTSYEAGTDQLYSVTSTLKTNTSVNETFHCIFWNKEFKENTSAILIIPDCPVSSQRTNSRHYFATAGAVLVLFGSSLLFMLWVKKARKDQDREMCTNNAAVKVIKLSTDEEEGDCREISPENEELENVRIEVT is encoded by the exons CTTTATTCACAGTTGAAGTTCCCCAGCCACAGTACATTGTAGAATATGGGAGCAACGTGACCATGGAATGCAGGTTTCGAGTGAATGGTGAATTAAAGCTTCAAGATTTAAGTGTCATTTGGGAGAAAAAAGAGGAACATACAAAAGAGGTTTACAAACTtcacaaaggaaaggaaaacttGAATAACCAACACAGCAACTACAGGGGAAGAGTAAATTTGTTGAAAGATAAACTGCAGTTGGGACAGTCTATGCTTCAGATCACCAGTGTAAAACCTACAGATGCAGGGACTTACCTCTGTCTCATTGGCTATGAGGGAGCTGACTACAAGACGATCACTTTGCAAGTAAAAG CTCCTTATAGAAACATAACCAAAAGAACTGTGACTGTCCAGGGGACTGCAGGACACAGCGAATGGGAGTTAATATGCCAATCAGAAGGGTATCCTAAGGCAGAGGTCATTTGGCATAATGGGGAACATCAAGACTTCAGTGCCAAAGCAAACACAAGTTATGAAGCAGGAACTGATCAACTGTATAGTGTGACAAGCACACTTAAAACCAACACAAGTGTTAATGAGACATTTCACTGTATATTTTGGAACAAAGAATTTAAAGAAAACACATCTGCTATTTTAATCATACCAG ATTGTCCAGTAAGTAGCCAAAGGACTAACAGTAGACACTATTTTGCAACCGCTGGGGCTGTGTTGGTTCTCTTTGGATCATCGCTTCTATTTATGCTCTGGGTAAAAAAGg CTAGAAAAGATCAGGACAGGGAGATGTGTACAAATAATGCAGCAGTGAAAGTGATAA aattatcGACAGATGAAGAAGAGGGTGATTGCAGAGAGATTTCTCCTGAGAATGAAGAACTAGAAA aTGTACGAATTGAGGTGACTTAA